One genomic window of Malaciobacter molluscorum LMG 25693 includes the following:
- a CDS encoding dihydroneopterin aldolase: MITFLKIIMNMKIKIENLTFDCIIGILPFEREKKQSVVVNCTIKYKYSKNNFIDYSKIAYDIENIMKKSQFKLIEDAILDIRKHIFDTYKIKKIKLTICKPHIISNCKVSVKK, encoded by the coding sequence ATGATAACTTTTTTGAAAATTATTATGAATATGAAAATAAAAATAGAAAATTTAACTTTTGATTGTATTATTGGCATATTACCTTTTGAAAGAGAAAAAAAACAAAGTGTCGTAGTAAACTGTACTATAAAATATAAGTATAGTAAAAATAATTTTATTGATTATTCTAAAATAGCATATGATATAGAAAATATAATGAAAAAAAGTCAATTTAAATTAATTGAAGATGCGATTTTAGACATAAGAAAACATATTTTTGACACTTATAAAATAAAAAAAATAAAACTAACTATTTGCAAACCCCATATCATAAGTAATTGTAAAGTATCAGTTAAAAAGTAA
- a CDS encoding c-type cytochrome yields MRLLTTLTLTSMMTLSIAAAQTTMCFKQNHKDMATIENTKLDGGLCKGSKSVEDMKKEGWQIDDIKITSKENANNYIYIFKKADPKKEVIVQKVTPVIQPTTPTTKQVVVSNIDEAALEEKILQRLEQRKKEEIALKKKQIYFRKSKSGEKLYKNKCQSCHGEKGEIKSKGFSREINKLNLQDFTISIRDYNNGTYDRGAAFIMRPYATLMTDQDVKNVYVYLRSINQKKKKEETKK; encoded by the coding sequence ATGAGATTACTTACAACGCTTACTTTAACTTCAATGATGACTTTAAGCATAGCAGCTGCACAAACTACTATGTGTTTTAAACAAAATCACAAAGATATGGCAACTATTGAAAATACTAAACTTGATGGGGGATTATGTAAAGGTTCAAAATCAGTAGAAGATATGAAAAAGGAAGGTTGGCAAATAGATGATATAAAAATTACATCAAAAGAGAATGCAAACAACTATATATATATTTTTAAAAAAGCTGATCCTAAAAAAGAAGTAATAGTTCAAAAAGTTACTCCTGTTATTCAACCAACAACACCTACTACAAAACAAGTTGTAGTATCAAATATAGATGAAGCAGCATTAGAAGAGAAAATATTGCAAAGATTAGAACAAAGAAAAAAAGAGGAAATTGCTCTTAAGAAAAAACAGATTTATTTTAGAAAAAGTAAATCAGGAGAAAAGTTATATAAAAACAAATGCCAATCATGTCATGGAGAAAAAGGTGAAATAAAATCTAAAGGTTTTTCAAGAGAAATAAATAAACTAAACTTACAAGATTTTACTATTTCAATTAGAGATTATAATAATGGTACATATGATAGAGGTGCTGCATTTATTATGAGACCTTATGCAACTTTAATGACAGATCAAGATGTAAAAAATGTATATGTTTATTTAAGAAGTATAAATCAAAAAAAGAAGAAAGAAGAAACTAAAAAATAA
- the nadA gene encoding quinolinate synthase NadA — MNLKEEILKLKEKLDVTVVAHFYQKDEVFELADIVGDSLELAKKSMETSSKYILFCGVGFMGEGVKILSPQKRVLMPKIACCAMARMIDGDYYDESIAKLNEAGIKSENILPITYINSSAAVKARVGKMGGLVCTSSNAYKIIEKGLQSGKKILFVPDRCLGQNFAKQMNLKSAVIGDGTDLKEADIICYNGFCSVHQQFSIEDVEFYKEKYDDILIASHPECDPSVCDASDFVGSTSQLIKFIKELPSEQKVAVGTEFNMVNRLREKNTFILSSTKPECPTMNETTLEDLYKTLKLIESEQDAPYECEILVDEEEAKWARTALQRMFEI, encoded by the coding sequence TTGAATTTAAAAGAAGAAATTTTAAAACTAAAAGAAAAACTTGATGTGACAGTTGTTGCACATTTTTATCAAAAAGATGAAGTTTTTGAATTAGCAGATATTGTAGGGGATTCTCTAGAATTAGCAAAAAAATCAATGGAAACATCTTCTAAATATATCTTATTTTGTGGTGTTGGCTTTATGGGAGAGGGTGTTAAAATTTTAAGTCCTCAAAAAAGAGTTCTAATGCCAAAAATAGCATGTTGTGCAATGGCACGAATGATTGATGGTGATTATTATGATGAGAGTATTGCAAAATTAAATGAAGCTGGAATAAAAAGCGAAAATATATTGCCAATTACTTATATTAATTCAAGTGCTGCTGTTAAGGCAAGAGTTGGAAAGATGGGTGGACTTGTATGCACATCATCAAATGCTTATAAAATTATTGAAAAGGGTTTGCAATCAGGTAAAAAAATTTTATTTGTACCTGATAGATGTTTAGGACAAAATTTTGCAAAACAGATGAATTTAAAATCAGCAGTTATTGGTGATGGAACAGATTTAAAAGAGGCTGATATTATATGTTACAACGGTTTTTGTTCTGTTCATCAACAATTTAGTATTGAGGATGTTGAATTTTATAAAGAAAAATATGATGATATTTTAATAGCTTCTCATCCAGAGTGTGATCCAAGTGTTTGTGATGCTTCTGATTTTGTTGGTTCAACTTCACAACTTATAAAATTTATAAAAGAGTTGCCATCTGAACAAAAAGTAGCTGTGGGAACAGAATTTAATATGGTTAATAGATTAAGAGAAAAAAATACTTTTATATTAAGTTCTACTAAACCTGAGTGTCCCACAATGAATGAGACAACATTAGAAGATTTATATAAGACATTAAAACTTATAGAAAGTGAGCAAGATGCACCTTATGAGTGTGAAATTTTAGTTGATGAAGAAGAAGCAAAGTGGGCAAGAACTGCATTGCAAAGGATGTTTGAAATATGA
- a CDS encoding major outer membrane protein, translating to MKKFAKMSLVAAVAVAGLTTTSSAKALEDAIKNVDVSGTVVYRYDDTNYDNQKSKDAKYRAGDASNNKYKIALTAKAKVNEDVTAVTRFIVGSNDDAGFASLNTTTQGDSQVDVTLSQVYFSYTGLKNTTINFGKQGLTTPWTVAIDADGNEQTGTGILALTNLGPVTLAAAYFNQTNLGKSGDILNNRDLTKNPSRKDYVDTFGDKDIATVGIMGNIGPVALDAWYLNMQDVLDSYTIGALAKFNVGDVKLSIGARHTYVDLDDELQPGAEKIDNSLTKIELGAKLGIFGANINYGWTDDEGGIGAMDNSAKTNLDGWNLTLNGKRDADFLMLSVDAQVLPSLNVALKYNRLDQDQHTGANTEDLTDEEYYIQTSYQMSKNFGGYIRFGKTEIDRDSNNHGDDNDGTVGRLQVQYSF from the coding sequence ATGAAAAAATTCGCAAAAATGAGTCTTGTTGCTGCTGTTGCAGTTGCTGGTCTTACTACTACTTCTTCAGCTAAAGCTTTAGAAGACGCTATTAAAAACGTAGATGTATCTGGTACAGTAGTATATAGATATGATGATACAAACTATGATAACCAAAAATCTAAAGATGCTAAATATAGAGCTGGTGATGCAAGTAATAACAAATATAAAATTGCATTAACTGCTAAAGCAAAAGTAAATGAAGATGTAACAGCTGTTACTAGATTTATTGTTGGTTCAAATGATGATGCTGGTTTTGCTTCATTAAATACAACTACACAAGGTGATTCTCAAGTTGATGTTACTTTATCTCAAGTTTATTTTTCATACACTGGTCTTAAAAACACAACTATTAACTTTGGTAAACAAGGTTTAACAACTCCATGGACTGTAGCTATTGATGCAGATGGAAACGAGCAAACTGGTACTGGTATCTTAGCATTAACAAATCTTGGACCTGTAACATTAGCAGCTGCATACTTTAACCAAACTAACTTAGGTAAATCTGGTGATATATTAAATAATAGAGATTTAACTAAAAATCCTTCAAGAAAAGATTATGTTGATACTTTTGGAGATAAAGATATTGCAACTGTTGGTATAATGGGTAACATTGGGCCAGTTGCTTTAGATGCATGGTATTTAAATATGCAAGATGTACTTGATTCTTATACAATTGGTGCATTAGCTAAATTTAATGTTGGTGATGTTAAATTATCTATTGGTGCAAGACATACTTATGTTGATTTAGATGATGAACTTCAACCAGGTGCTGAAAAAATAGATAATAGTTTAACAAAAATTGAATTAGGTGCTAAACTTGGTATCTTTGGTGCAAACATTAACTATGGTTGGACTGATGATGAAGGTGGAATTGGTGCAATGGATAACAGTGCAAAAACAAACCTTGACGGTTGGAATTTAACTTTAAATGGTAAAAGAGATGCAGATTTCTTAATGTTATCAGTTGATGCACAGGTATTACCTTCTTTAAATGTTGCTCTTAAATATAATAGATTAGACCAAGATCAACATACTGGAGCAAATACTGAAGATTTAACTGATGAGGAATACTATATTCAAACTTCATACCAAATGTCTAAAAACTTTGGTGGATATATCAGATTCGGTAAAACTGAAATTGATAGAGATAGCAACAACCACGGTGATGACAACGATGGTACTGTTGGAAGACTTCAAGTACAATACTCTTTCTAA
- the plsY gene encoding glycerol-3-phosphate 1-O-acyltransferase PlsY produces MDFLTNSNVLFYIIAYLVGSIPFGLILAKLFANVNVKESGSGSIGATNVLRVVKQTNPKLAKKLGIATVLLDALKGTVVLIVAIMFNAPTETLWAIAVLSVLGHCYSVYLSLEGGKGVATGLGVFIVLIPIPTLIGAIVWGFCAKVLKVSSLSSLLGLTAVILSAILFNNGLEVGSNAPMYIIAFIIYYKHIPNIIRLIKGEEKKVI; encoded by the coding sequence ATGGATTTTCTTACAAATTCAAATGTTCTATTTTATATCATTGCATATTTAGTTGGTTCTATTCCTTTTGGATTAATTTTGGCTAAATTATTTGCAAATGTAAATGTAAAAGAATCAGGTAGTGGTTCTATTGGTGCAACAAACGTGCTAAGAGTAGTTAAACAAACAAATCCTAAATTAGCAAAAAAACTTGGAATTGCTACTGTATTATTAGATGCACTAAAAGGTACAGTAGTTTTAATTGTTGCCATAATGTTTAATGCACCTACTGAAACACTTTGGGCAATTGCAGTATTAAGTGTACTTGGACACTGTTATTCTGTATATTTAAGTTTAGAGGGGGGAAAAGGCGTAGCAACTGGACTTGGTGTATTTATTGTTCTTATTCCTATACCTACATTAATTGGTGCAATTGTTTGGGGATTTTGTGCAAAAGTATTAAAAGTATCATCTTTATCTTCACTATTAGGTTTAACAGCAGTAATTTTGAGTGCTATTTTATTTAATAATGGACTTGAAGTTGGAAGTAATGCTCCTATGTATATTATTGCATTTATTATTTACTATAAGCATATTCCAAATATTATAAGATTAATAAAAGGTGAAGAAAAAAAAGTTATCTAA